The Streptomyces sp. NBC_01689 genome includes a window with the following:
- a CDS encoding helix-turn-helix domain-containing protein, with product MSTESDWGGAPSVLRMILGRQLEELRTRADLTYEQAGEAIGVSHSTIRRMEAAKVARLRLADAEKLLQIYGVTDQQEIDTFLKSVREANKHGWWHTYRDVLPDWFAAYLSLEQAALQIRAYEAEFVHGLLQTEEYARALLGAGNPHAPAEATERRVALRMRRQELLTRPAPPRVWVVMDETVLRWPVGGPEVMRAQVDHLIAMNALPNVTVQIMPFGNGPHPAMRAGAFHLFRFRARELPDIVYSSGLVGAVYLDKADDVLVYREALDRLGAQAAPATKTETLLGSIRKEL from the coding sequence GTGTCCACGGAATCCGACTGGGGTGGCGCGCCGTCGGTCCTGCGCATGATCCTGGGCAGACAGCTGGAGGAACTCCGGACCCGGGCCGACCTGACGTATGAGCAGGCCGGCGAGGCGATCGGGGTCAGCCACTCCACCATCCGCCGGATGGAGGCGGCCAAGGTGGCCCGGCTGCGCCTGGCGGACGCCGAGAAACTGCTGCAGATCTACGGCGTGACGGACCAGCAGGAGATCGACACCTTCCTGAAGTCGGTCCGCGAGGCCAACAAGCACGGCTGGTGGCACACCTACCGCGACGTGCTGCCGGACTGGTTCGCCGCGTATCTGAGCCTGGAACAGGCCGCGCTCCAGATCCGCGCGTACGAGGCGGAGTTCGTCCACGGGCTGCTGCAGACGGAGGAGTACGCGCGTGCCCTGCTGGGCGCGGGCAACCCGCACGCCCCGGCCGAGGCCACCGAGCGGCGGGTCGCCCTGCGCATGCGCCGCCAGGAGCTGCTGACCCGGCCGGCGCCGCCACGCGTCTGGGTCGTGATGGACGAGACCGTGCTGCGCTGGCCGGTCGGCGGCCCCGAGGTGATGCGCGCCCAGGTCGACCATCTGATCGCGATGAACGCGCTCCCGAACGTCACCGTGCAGATCATGCCCTTCGGGAACGGTCCGCACCCGGCCATGCGGGCCGGCGCGTTCCACCTCTTCCGGTTCAGGGCCCGCGAGTTGCCGGACATCGTCTATTCGAGCGGCCTGGTGGGCGCCGTCTATCTCGACAAGGCGGACGACGTCCTGGTCTACCGCGAGGCGCTGGACCGGCTGGGCGCGCAGGCGGCGCCCGCCACGAAGACCGAGACCCTGCTCGGCTCGATCCGCAAGGAGTTGTGA
- a CDS encoding ATP-binding protein, producing the protein MVRLPGDEYPHRAGVFALRAAPASVGVARRHVGDLLSEWGVDPETYDNAVLLVSELVTNALTHTASEWIVCRLHIAQGPLHIEVEDQKRGWTLPSRRRPGPEDQCGRGLLLVGALSSDWGVRDTADGSGRVVWAVLPSRDVDPAPTDRPPTTNTARPIPHSAEGSPSDGTTAHS; encoded by the coding sequence GTGGTCCGACTGCCGGGGGACGAATATCCCCATCGGGCCGGAGTCTTCGCCCTGCGCGCGGCCCCCGCATCAGTGGGTGTGGCCCGAAGACACGTGGGCGACCTGCTGAGTGAGTGGGGCGTCGATCCCGAGACGTATGACAACGCTGTCCTGCTCGTCTCCGAGCTCGTCACCAACGCCCTGACGCACACGGCGAGCGAGTGGATCGTGTGCAGACTCCATATCGCCCAGGGGCCGCTCCATATCGAGGTCGAGGACCAGAAGCGCGGCTGGACCCTCCCGTCCCGGCGTCGGCCGGGTCCCGAGGACCAGTGCGGACGCGGACTCCTGCTGGTCGGCGCGCTGAGCAGCGACTGGGGTGTCAGAGACACCGCCGACGGGTCGGGCCGCGTCGTCTGGGCCGTCCTCCCGTCGCGCGACGTCGACCCCGCCCCGACCGACCGTCCACCGACCACGAACACCGCCCGGCCCATCCCCCACTCGGCCGAAGGATCTCCGTCTGATGGAACGACAGCACACTCCTGA
- a CDS encoding SPW repeat protein gives MANVSHPRNDITTHPDVTEMRDRYARVMGGRDVALVDGPVFLLGLYCAVSPWILHYTASQPALMTHNLVMGIAIAVLALGFTVMPERMYGLSWAICAMGVWMIISPWVVGTSPDTGVVINNIVIGALAVVLGAVCAFAATKNTSRA, from the coding sequence ATGGCCAACGTCTCGCACCCCAGAAACGACATCACGACCCATCCGGACGTGACCGAAATGCGTGACCGGTATGCCCGCGTGATGGGTGGCCGTGATGTGGCGCTCGTCGACGGACCCGTGTTCCTGCTCGGTCTGTACTGTGCCGTGTCCCCGTGGATACTCCACTACACGGCCAGTCAGCCCGCCCTGATGACCCACAACCTCGTCATGGGCATCGCGATCGCCGTGCTGGCCCTCGGATTCACCGTCATGCCGGAGAGGATGTACGGCCTGAGCTGGGCCATCTGCGCGATGGGCGTGTGGATGATCATCTCGCCGTGGGTGGTCGGCACCAGCCCGGACACCGGTGTGGTGATCAACAACATCGTCATCGGCGCGCTGGCCGTGGTGCTGGGGGCGGTCTGCGCGTTCGCGGCGACGAAGAACACCTCCCGGGCGTAG
- a CDS encoding hydrolase, with product MRTPGEGEPAAHLPEGIWATPYVGRRFPGSRSVAERPGLADGANCQYFAYEVLRHFGPRLPAWRSSDLWDDTLLTERVGEPRPLDLALFNSGEQAWGAHVGVVVGEGGVLHLCAEVGRPVIWPLGEFARRERYRTLLGFKRPRHGAK from the coding sequence GTGCGCACACCGGGCGAGGGGGAGCCGGCGGCCCACCTGCCGGAGGGGATCTGGGCGACGCCGTACGTGGGGCGGCGCTTTCCCGGATCGCGGTCCGTCGCCGAGAGACCGGGCCTCGCCGACGGCGCCAATTGCCAGTACTTCGCCTACGAGGTGCTGCGCCACTTCGGCCCGCGCCTGCCCGCCTGGCGATCGAGCGACCTGTGGGACGACACCCTGCTGACGGAGCGGGTCGGGGAACCCCGGCCGCTCGACCTCGCGCTCTTCAACTCCGGCGAACAGGCCTGGGGCGCCCACGTCGGAGTGGTCGTGGGGGAGGGCGGGGTCCTTCACCTCTGCGCCGAGGTGGGGCGTCCGGTGATCTGGCCGCTGGGGGAGTTCGCGAGGCGCGAGCGGTACCGCACCCTGCTCGGCTTCAAACGGCCGCGCCACGGGGCCAAGTGA